Within Marmota flaviventris isolate mMarFla1 chromosome 13, mMarFla1.hap1, whole genome shotgun sequence, the genomic segment CCTTCAGCCAAAGCCAGAATACCTTCCTACTCTAGAGCCTCAGTAGACTGGGATCTGAATGGTCAGACATCAGACAAATTCATGAGACAGAAGTAAGGAGCCCAGCCTCCTCACCTACTTCCCTGACAAAGTCTGAGGAAAACAGGTTGGAGCTGCCACGTGAGGGGCTTAATGCCAAGCAGGAGCAGAGTGCAGGAAGGGATGGTTTCTGAGATTTCAGCCCTCTTCCCTTGCCACATGGGGCACTTGACAAAACCATTACAAGCCCATTCTATAGGTGGAGAGGCAGCCCAGCAAGAGTGACTTACTCAGGACCATATTAGGAGGTAGCAAAAAGCCCACAGctcagggctaggattgtggctcagaggtagagcgcttgcctagcatgtgtgaggcactgggttcaagcctcagcaccacataaaaataaaggaattgtgttcacctacaactaaaaaaataaatgttaacaaaaaaaaaGCCTGTAGCTCAGACCCCTGATTGGTACCAGTGTCTGCACCTCTTAGAGCCAACTGCCTGGGGTGCAGATCCCCACCAGGATAATCTTGAGTTGGGTTTGTGAAAGGGTCTGTAGCTGCTCCAGGAATGAAATAGGATGGTTTGAAACAGACTAGCAATCATTGGCCCTCCCCAGAGCCTTAtggagaaactgaagaaaaagtcCAAGGAATCCCCAAGGTTAACAGACACAAAAGAAGAGCCAAGAGCAATTGTGgaccctgagctgcagggatCTGTAAGGGATGGGGTCAtttcttttgctaaaaaaaatgaaaaaaaaaaaaaaaaaaaaaaagcctggcaCACtgatgcttattttaaaatgaacacataagccagatgtggtggtgcacaccttcaattccagtgacttgggaggctgaagcaggaggatcacaatttcaaagccagtcttggcaactgagcaagaccctatctcaaaaacaaaaccaaaaaacatataGCACATAGACAGATATAGCCAACCAATTTATTCTGTACCCCAGTTTCAACCTTGGGCTGAACTATCTCATGTCAGTGACAGGTCCATAAAGTCTTAACAGAGTTCTCTTGTGTGGGCTGGGGACAGCTcacgtggtagagtgcttgactcacatgcccaaggccctgggttcaatccccagcagcaccgcaaaaaaaaaaatcctcttgtAGCTTCTCATCATTTTAAGAACAGAGATTACAGGCCAGGCATCAGAGTCCTCCCATGACTGGCTCTGCCTTGGAGCTTGTTCCCTCATCTACTCAGAAGGGAAGGTTAACTGGTATTCCCATacataaaatacagaaacaacACCTAACTGTGCCCAACGCTTATTAGACACTCAATAaacataaactttttattttctttcaggctgTTTCACCATCACTATCCCACCTGCTCTGGGAGAGTTCACAAATGATTTCTATATCCTTGTGGCCTCCATCTGCTTGGCTGGGTGCCCCTTCTGCATATATCTGTTTCCTAATTGAGCAAAGCCCTGTACTAAGTGCCATGAAGAAAACCAAATCTGTGTTCAAACATGTTCCCTGCTCTTTCTGAGTTTAGACACAGGAGATCAGGTTAAAACCATGTGAAAACAGAGACAAGCCAGGAAAATGGACAGAATtaagcaatttaattttaaatcagaGATCAAGACAATAGAAGGGTTCACACCGCTGTGCGTGCCTGCCAAGTGAACTCAACTGGGAGTAACTGCTCTCATAATTCAGAAGGAAGGAGCACCTCAGGCTGGGGGCAAGGGCAGGGCTTAGGAGGGGCATTATTTGAGCTGAGTCTGGAAAAACAGCCAGGATTAGGGGAGACAGGAGCAGGGAGAGGCTGCCAGAAAGGAGGTGTGGACCAAAGTCAAAGAGGGGGCATACCCCTCCTGAGGTCGCAGGAGCTCTAGAACAGAACTTGGGTCTTGTTCATGACTGCAACTCCATTGCAAGGGCAGCCTGTGAGACGAATGGGCAGCAGCACAGAGCTGGTAGGACTTAATACCCTGAGAGGCCGGGGATTAGTACCCAGTGCTTTCTGTATCTCTCCTGGACTGGGACCACCAGTCCCCTCACTCCTTTATCCACCCAAACCCCTCCTGTCCTTTTCCACTGTCTCTACCCTGAGAAGCAGCAGCACCAACACTGGAAGGTATTGTGCCCCTTCAATGCAGTCTATTCATACACTCACAATCCCCTTTCCATTGCTCAGTGCTCGGGCTGTGACCCTCAGGAAGAGCCACACCTTCTCTGGGTTCCATCCAGGCCTGACACTATAGTGAAGGGCACACTGAGATCTGGGCACAAGTCCTGCCAGTGGGAAGGGGACAAACCCCAGGCACATATCCAAGTgctccaaatacaaaataaagaacaaaataaaatgaaaaggtacAGGCCTATGGCTTCCAGGCAGATGGAtctcctgggttcagttccctcTGAGCTGGCTCCTACTTCTCTTCTGAGAGTTCAGGTGGTCAGCACCAGAGGACTCCACAGGACCCCGAGGAAAGGAGCATCAGACAAAAAATTGGACAGGACTTTCTTTGGGGATGGTTCAGTATGTTCAGGCCAGCAGACCTTCCATGGAGGGTCCACAAGCAATGAGGGTGGCCATCTCATTGACGTCTTGCTCCAGAGGTGCTGAGTCTGGATGTCCATCTCAGCCTGTTCCAGGGCTGATCACACAGTCCACCTCTCACTTCGGGCTTCTACAGCCTGCACCAGGCCTTCTCCCATCACAGCAAAGTCCTCAAGGATTGCTTCTATGTTGGGCAGCAGAACTAACTCTCCACTCTGAGACACAACCATGTGTCCCTTCGTGCTAGAAGCCTAAGGGAAATCAGAGAAGACATGTGGGTTGAGGCATCACAAGGCACACCCTAAGACACCAGGTTGGGGACAGAACAGGGGTGGTGGAGAAAAATACACATCCACACACTCTGCACCTAACCCAGATCATTCATGGTGCAGATTACCCACAGATAAGCATGCCCACAGGGAATCACATGTACACAATCAGAAAGACACACATTCTGTCATTGGCCAGCATACcttgaagggctggggctggaagcTGGTGGGCTTCCAGAGGACACCAATCACCTCTCCACCATGCTGGTCATAGAAGAAAAGGGCCAGATTCCCAAATGCCTCCTAGGGAGGGTCAGAACACAAATAAGATTACACATGGACACCCTAGAGCCTCCTCCATGGCCCTAGCTCTACCTGAAGTCCCCTCCCCAGGCCAGCTCCCCTTTAGGTTTTACCCTGAGCTGTGCAAGGTAGAGTTGAGGAGGATCATAGCCCAACACAGGCATCAGGGACGAGGGCCCTGGCTTATTGAGCAAGCCACGGCAGAAGGAGGCAGCTGGAGAGTCCACAGCCTGGCGGTGCCGGGGAATATGGCGGGCATACAGGTGGATCAGCACATCATACATGTCCAAGGGTGGCCGGAACACGGTCTAAGGAGAGAACAGGTAGGAGTAGCTGTTGAAAGTACCCCCTTGAGTCACCCTtccacatacccaccctgctccCCTCCTTCACCTGTGAATAACCATCTATCATGGGCCTTCAGGCCCACATGAAGGCAAGAACAGTAAGAACTACAGAAGGAAGCAGATGATGCCAATTTGAGGCCATCAGGGGAGTAAAAGGTTTTATTCATGGTGGCTTCAATCCCATCTCAGGATTCAGTCTCACAAGACAAGGGGACTGAGTTTCCTGTGTGGGGCCCCTTGAACTCTAGATTTCTAGGGTTCAAGGACAGAACCCCCAGAACCCCTGGAGTCATTCTCAGTCAGAGGCTTACCCTGATGTCCCCAGGGCCCCAGGGATCCATGAGCTGCTTCTCTAGGACAGGCAGGGCCTTGGCTGCTAGGATCACAAGCTGCTGAAGGATCTGGTTGGTAGAGAAACATCAGGCTAGAACTGACCATGTGTCTCTCCTAGCTCATGATGGGCCTGTTTTTTCTTGgggcagaaaaaaatcaaatttgggGTCAGGCGTGGGGTTGAACCTGGGCTGAGGGTCCATCTTGTGTCCACACAGAGCTTTTACGGTCCTGGGGAGTAATAATGACCATGACAGGGAGTCGTGTCCGAGCTGCCAAGAAGCTACTACGAATCTCCACCTGTTCCTCCtctagaaagaaaagagggaaggtcCAAGATCAGCCTTCCCCTGCCCAAAAGTCATATTTTGCTGCTCCAGGCCCTCCTTCTGTTTACCCAGCAGCTATTCATTAGGTATTTTCCTGTAACCTCCCTCAAGGGGCAAAGGTGAAGAAAGGGACACCACATTTGCCTTAATTGTGTGGATGTTAATCTCATAGCCTCAACCCAGAGTCAGAATTTTCCACTGCCTAGCACCCCATGTCTGGTTTCTGGGCCTGCACAAGCTGAGGCCTGCCCCGGGCCCCCTCCCACCTTGTGCTCCCACACACCTGCAGAATTAGGAACTTGACACTCTGCTCTCTGCTGAGACCCAGAGCTCCTCAGTTTACAACTGGAAATCAGCTAAGAGGTGTGTGCATCTAGTTGACGCCTCATTGCTCCCCATAGGATTTCTTAACTGTGTTCAGGTTCCTCCTTCTACCCTCCTCTAACTTCCACATTCCCCCAGGGAGCCTGCTCACCATCCCAGGCCAGTCTGTCTTTGACCACCAACAGGCAAACTACCCTACAGTCAGAATTATCCTCCTGATAATTCCCCACCCAAAGACAGGCAGTCTTAGATATCTGGGTTGGAGAAGGCACACAGAAAACATAACAGACAGGAAAAACCCTTCCTGTCCTACTCTGAAATCCCTAAAGCGTAGTTATACCCGTCTTACCACTTACCAGTAAGCTCATTGTTGAGATTGACAATGAGGGGGTTGTTCTTCCAATCGAAAGTTGATACCAGGGAAAGGAATCGAAGGAAGCCAACCTGTGGGGAGCTGAGTGGAGGGAGTAAGAATCTTACAAGAATATTCCCACAAGGATATCCCCAAAATCTAGAAAGCCCAGATCCCTAAATGTGGGTTGTGGGAATGGAGTGTGGGCTGTCTTAGAACTTCCCCCATaacttttttttggagggggatgggggggtactggggattggaccacatccccagcccttttaacattttatttagagtcagggtctcactaagttgctgaggctggctttgaactcggaatcctcctgcctcagccacccaaactgttgggattgcaggtgtgtgtcaCTCCCTCCCATGTGGACAGAGGGTACAGTGCAAAGGAAAAAAACCAGACCTAAGGGGAACTTCCTGGCTAGGGAAATAGAAGGAATTACCTAGGAGGGGTGAAGGGCTCAGGGTGCAGGAAAAGGGCAGCAGCCACCAGATCCAGGCTCACATCAGAGAACCCCTCACCTAGAAGCTGGGCTCGCACCCACCGCTTGGCCAGTCGAGCCACACCAGAGAAAGCTGGATGCTGCTGTTGGAGtctgaggagagaaggaaagtggCAGTGAGACTCAGAAACTCAGGGCCCAGGAACAGTGGCTCAGTCCTACTGCTACTAATTATTCAACCCTGTTGGCCTCGGTGCTAGAGGTCTCATACTGAAGCCTAGAATGGGAACTGTCCCTCCCACTCCCTCCTAAGAGCCCTCTTACTGGACATGGGCTCCACATATGCTGGGCAGGGTTTATCCAGCCGTGGCAACAGAGATGCCCGTTCCCGGAGTTGCTCATAGAAGGAGCAAGCTGGTTGGACTGGGGTTGGTAGGAATACCTGTGCTAATGCATTACATGCATTATCTTATGTCTTCCTAACAAATGCCCTAAGGGATTGATCCTAGTGTTATTCCCATTctacagatgggaaaactaaaAAGTCCAAAGGGACATGTAAGTTGCAGGGCCAGAATTCCAGGACTTATATCCCTAACTATTATACCATCTGGCTTCCCAGAGAGACAGACATACAAAGGAGCATAATAAAAGCAGAAGGCGGCCTACAGACAAAAACAGTCTGTACAGGTAGCCTTACCCATGCAGAGCACTCGTGAGCAGGGGCAAGTGCCTTGTGTCTCTCTCAAGACGGAGAGAGTCAGGTGTGTCCCTCAGTGAGATCATCCCCTGAGGGCTCCGCACCTCCTTCAGGATCTGAGGCTCCCGCTGATAGGCCACACGAATGCGGAACACAAACCCATCCTGTTGGAAGAGGGAATAAGACAGGAAGTGAATGTAAGTCTGGGTCCTGGAGGTACTAATACCTACACCCTTGCTCCCCAGCCTGATGCCCCCAGGGTATATCATCTTTATACCCTGACATCCCTGGAGGCCTTGTCTTGGGAATTTCCTGCCCCACACCAGTCTGACCTTGAGGACATCAGTATGTGTGGCAGTGGCGCGGCACAGCAGTCCATGCTGCTGCCTCAGCAGCTCTGCCAGGCGTAGCTGGAAGGCAGCTCGGACTCGTTGTATGGCCTCAGCTTCCTGTGGCCACTGACCGCTGCCTTCCAGGTGACAAACCactgaggaagaaaaggagtgagAGGTCTCATACTGCAGCCTAGAATGGGAACTGTCCTTCCCACTCCCTCCTAAGAGCCCTCTTACTGGATATGGGCTCCACATATGCTGGGCAGGGTTTATCCAGCCGCGGCAACAGAGATGCCCGTTCCCGGAGTTGCTCATAGAAGGAGCAAGCTGGTTGGACTGGGGTTGGTGGGAATACCTGTGGGAGAAGGGGAACTGAGGAAGGTGCCTGGGGTTGAGAAGGAATGTCCAGACAGGAGAAGGGAGGGATACTGGTAAACTAGAGAACAGGCCAGGGGAGTCATGCAGAAAGGTTTCCTTCCCCCCTTGCAACTCACCTCTGTGTAGCGCAGCACTGGATGAGTTCCCTGAACAGCAGACACAGTCAGTGGGAGACCTTCCAATCCCCACAGCATGCGGCTGAGGTCGTCGTAGCAACATATGGCCACTGCCAGGGCCTCCTCACCTGTGCTAGAGGTCTGAAGGGGAGAAGACAAATAGGAGACTGAACTCTGAAAACCCCATAAAGGATTTTGCCATGGCTCAGGCTGGAGCAGAGCTAGTGCCCCCCCTGCTGGACAACCCAGGAAGTGCATGCTTGCTGGGTTGTAAAGGGCTTTCTCCCAGTCTTGTCACATAGATCTACAATCACTAGTTTTGACCTCAAGGTCCTTACCTCTTTCAGGCCTTGGATCAGTGCGTCCAGAAAGCCCCCAACATAGTGGACGCAGTTATCTGGGATGTCAGCATGACTGAAGAACAGATACAGACATAGTAAAGGAGTGAAGAGCCATGCTACCAGTAGGAGCCTAGGCTTCCCCCAAGAGCCTAGGCAAGATTCTCTTAAAAGCCTCTCTGACCATGACTGCCTTCTGGCATGCAGATGCTAATACTCACAGTGCCAAGAGGTGGGTGACCACTTTGTGGGGGATAAGGCGCTTCTGGCACAGAGAGGCTGCCTCCCAGACCACAGCTTCCCGAATGGCTCCATCCTGGAAACGCCGAAGCTCTGAACGGGACCCCCAGAACTGGCGGAATTCAACAGCCTGAGGAGAGGCAAGGGTTGGTGGTATCTCAGAAACCTccctgagaggggctggggttgtagctcagcagtagaatgctcacctTACAAGTGTgcggccctaggttcaattcttggcaccatgtaaaaataaataaaaagaaggtattgtgtccaactactaaaactaaaaaaaaaaaaaaaaaacaacaacaacaacaaaaaaaaacaactccctGAGAAGTTAGCTGTGGTAGTACATGCCAGTAATTCCAGCTAGTTGGAAGACAgaggcacaagttcaaggccagcctggacaatttaaaagaaaaacaagcctagagcggtggcacacacctgtaatcctaggcttgggaggctgagaaggacaatcatgagttcaaagccagcctcacaatgGTGAgtctaggtgctaagcaactcagtaagaccctgtctctaaataaaacacaaaatagggatggggatatagctcagtggtcaagtgccctggagtttaatccccagtacctaaataaataaataaaaaccccaaaagggctagggaatggctcagtggtcgaatgtcTGCATGAAGCCTTGGGTTAAAAGGAAAgctaaggaagaaaggaaaaaaagaaggagggaaagaaggaaaaggaaggaaaaaggaaccAACCTCTAACAGGCCTCAGCCCTGGTGGCATGAGAGCAATCCACTCACTTCTTCCAACATATATGATGGGGTTCCTCACCTCAGGCTGGTCAGCCTCTGGACCCAGCTCAAGGACAGTGGTCAGTCCCTCAGGCTGGAGGAGCAATCCCAGGGTCAGGGTCCCAGAGTCTTTGTGCTTTGGTGGATCTTGACTGATGTCCCACTGTAGGGTATAAAGAGGCTGATCTCAACCCAAGAACCCCCAGCCTGGACTAGAAAGGTCATGATAGAGGAATACCATGTTCTTTGTGTCCTTTAGGACCCTGGCTCCAGCCCCACTTAAGGCTCGCAAACTCCCCAACCTTATACCATCTCACCTCTGGGACTGGGGGCCGAGAGTGGGCCAGAAGCTGCAGCCGGGACCCCAGACCCTTCTCCAAGAGGGTAGTTAGTGGGCCCAAAGAAGCAGAGATATAATCACCACCATTGTCCTGCAGCTCAGGCCAGAGCTTCAGCTGGTGACACACAGCCTGCAGGCGACTCAGTGGACGGAGACTGGGGGACACAGAAGGACAAAAAGGGGGAATCAGGATCTGCCGGCCCCTCATACCACCTCTTCCCTGGAAGATGTGAGCCATCTGCCTCAGGATCTTTGTCCAATTACTTCAGGAAGACAAGACCCACCAACATATCCTGTCACCCCTAAACTCACTGCAGGACATGATCAAAAGCCCGGATCATGGGTTTGGGAGTCATCAACAGCAGCTGGAATCCATCATCAGTTTTGCTGTCCAGCAATGCCATAGATAGCCGTGCCTCATGCTGTACCTGGAGCCACAAGGTAAGGAGATGTGCTTCACCTTACCTCTTTGGAGAGGACTTTCTGGGGTCCTGGTACTAACAGATGGGACAGAGTCTGAGCTGAGACATCTGGGGAATATAGTAGTGGGGCCCCATTAGTACCTGGTGGTAAGTGGAGGCAGTGACATCAGCACAGAGGTTGAGACGGCCTGAGGGGTCCAAGAAGACAACAGGAAAGGCCTGGTGGAAATCAGCTAGAGCCGGCTTAGGGAGTAGAGAGAAGCTAAGTCAAGGGTTGGGTCTTACCTTCAGGCCTCCTGGAAAAGATCTGGCCCTTCCCCAACTCACCAAAGAGGGATCTGAGCTGAGACATAAACTGATCCCATTGACTGTCAGATCTGTGGTGGCTGGAGTGACACAGAAAAAATGGATACATCAGAAGGTTCCCaccctggggtcccagccctAATGACCCTCCCTCAGCCTAGGTAGCTACAACTGCATGCCTCCAATATCCAGTTTGCTCATCTATCTGATGGCAAGGAACCAAATCCCTAATGGAATGATAGGACTCCTGGGATGAAAAAAAACCTTGGTCTTTTCCAGTCTAGTTGTCTCACCCAGAAACTGCAAGACACTTCTCAGGACCTGGTAGCCGCTCATGGTGGTGTGGATCTTACGTGTGGACACGAGGAAGGCAACCAACATGGAGATTAGGAATCCACTAAACCCACCTAGGCCCTgaaagagagataaagagaaaggTCTGAGCTCAGAGCCAGCTCATTAAAGAGCAAGAAGAGGAGGGTGCGTCACCTCCAACTTACCTTGTCCAGCTCCCTCTGCCTTAGCCAGACCTTCAGAAGTGCCACACCATCCTTCAGTCCTGGGGCAGAGCCAAGCACATTTGATAGCAGCTGCACATGGGACCCTAGAGCTGTATCCTGCAGAACCCATGTGTTGTAGTGGGGGGTAGGGGGGTCTGGTTTACCTGTGAGAAGAAAAGGCTATGAGAAGAGGAAAAGTCTCCAACAGATCCCTTTCTTCCTGCACCACCTCAACCCCAGTGCCTGCTCACCATCCTCTGGAGGACTCTGCCCTCGGTACCAGGCAGAACGCACATTGTTCTTCGTTGGCAACAAGCGGCATGGGCGGAAGAAATCAGATGGAGGGCATGGATGCAAACGTACAGTGACCAAGCGCTCATCTTTCCCTTGGTGGAGACAGGGACTGTTAAGACCCTCCAGCTCTGGAACCAGGAGTCCCAGTACCTACCCACTCAGAGTTGAAGGTCACAtaccttcccatttttttttttttgtcaaaggatcttttactttatttacttatatgtggtactgaggatcgaacccagggcctcacacatgctaggcaagccctctgccactgagccacaacccaagcccaggCCTTCCCATTTTGAGGTCCCTAACTCCCCACTCAACCTTGAGGCCCATGCTTCTCACCCTGGCCTTAAGGctcctattcctattcccctaGTCCTGAGTACCCTGTGTCTTTCCCTTTAGATTTATCACCCTATACTGTGTCCTTAGCCCAAGGTGTGCTTCCCACCATGTGGCCGCAGCAGCAGTGAGGGTTTCATGTGACAGCCATTGGTGTAGGAGAAGCGAACGCTGCCAAAGAGGGGATCTCGGGCCAAGTGGTGAGCCAAGTGGGCCAGGTAAAGAGCACGCTTGCGGAAATAGCGCTGGTTCAACAGGTCTTTGTCCTGTAGGATTTCCTGGAGGGgccaaggaaggaaaaagagagccAGGCAAATAAGCGCTTGGAGGCTAAGAGGAAACAGGTGAGAGTCCTGGGGCTTCTCTGTTGACAGTGGAGAGCTTGAGCCAGACTTGTAACACTATACCAATtttcagacaatgaaaacaaagttCCAAAGGCACAACTGGCCCAAAAGCCCATCTAGGTACCCTCAGGATGACTGCAGTGGCTTGCTCCTGATTTAGAATTTGGATTTCTAACCCCTGGACAGATAGAAAGAGAGGGACTTGGATTTTTAAGTGGTCAAGTAGTAGGCTTCTTTATTTCCTAAGCCCTGGACCTTACCCTGGGCATGGTCAGTGCCATATCCACAGTGATGTCTGGCCGAATGCAGGTGCCCAGAAGATAGCTGCCCACAACAGTGACCTGGGCTGGAGGAAGGAAGTGGAAAGAGCCCTTCACAGTATAGGGCACTTGGTGGAAGGGAACTCGAATTCCAGCAGGGAGCCATGCCTGGTCAGTGAGCTGTGGGTGCAAGAACAGTGACACATGGATTCTACTGCCTTCCTCACATGGCCTCTTGATGTTCACTAGAAAAAACATGCCTTCCTCATGAAAGTAACTCCATAACAGTTACTCAAGCCAAAACTACCTTGACTCATCTCTGTTAAGAAACTATACTtgggggttgaggttgtggcacagaggtacagcacttgcctagcatgcgtgaggcactgggttcgatcctcagcaccatataataatgaaataaagatattgtgtccacctataactaaaaaatttaaaattttaaaaatttatttatttttttagttgtagttggacataacacctttatttcacttgtggtgctgaggatcgaacccagggtctcacacgtgcgaggcgagcgctctcccgctgagccacaaccccagcccctaaatttttttttttttttagagagaagagagaattttttaatatttattttttagttctcggcggacataacatctttgtttgtatgtggtgctgaggatcgaacc encodes:
- the Nol6 gene encoding nucleolar protein 6 isoform X2, which translates into the protein MGPAPTGQQLRGATGGPEVIEPSFEGTGKKGKKPSSRKRGVTESQAENLLQPVKLSKAELYKEPTNEELNRLRETEILFHSSLLRLQVEELLKEVRLSEKKKDRIDAFLLEVNHRIKRVPSTPESELTDQAWLPAGIRVPFHQVPYTVKGSFHFLPPAQVTVVGSYLLGTCIRPDITVDMALTMPREILQDKDLLNQRYFRKRALYLAHLAHHLARDPLFGSVRFSYTNGCHMKPSLLLRPHGKDERLVTVRLHPCPPSDFFRPCRLLPTKNNVRSAWYRGQSPPEDDPPTPHYNTWVLQDTALGSHVQLLSNVLGSAPGLKDGVALLKVWLRQRELDKGLGGFSGFLISMLVAFLVSTRKIHTTMSGYQVLRSVLQFLATTDLTVNGISLCLSSDPSLPALADFHQAFPVVFLDPSGRLNLCADVTASTYHQVQHEARLSMALLDSKTDDGFQLLLMTPKPMIRAFDHVLHLRPLSRLQAVCHQLKLWPELQDNGGDYISASLGPLTTLLEKGLGSRLQLLAHSRPPVPEWDISQDPPKHKDSGTLTLGLLLQPEGLTTVLELGPEADQPEAVEFRQFWGSRSELRRFQDGAIREAVVWEAASLCQKRLIPHKVVTHLLALHADIPDNCVHYVGGFLDALIQGLKETSSTGEEALAVAICCYDDLSRMLWGLEGLPLTVSAVQGTHPVLRYTEVFPPTPVQPACSFYEQLRERASLLPRLDKPCPAYVEPISMVCHLEGSGQWPQEAEAIQRVRAAFQLRLAELLRQQHGLLCRATATHTDVLKDGFVFRIRVAYQREPQILKEVRSPQGMISLRDTPDSLRLERDTRHLPLLTSALHGLQQQHPAFSGVARLAKRWVRAQLLGEGFSDVSLDLVAAALFLHPEPFTPPSSPQVGFLRFLSLVSTFDWKNNPLIVNLNNELTEEEQVEIRSSFLAARTRLPVMVIITPQDRKSSVWTQDGPSAQILQQLVILAAKALPVLEKQLMDPWGPGDIRTVFRPPLDMYDVLIHLYARHIPRHRQAVDSPAASFCRGLLNKPGPSSLMPVLGYDPPQLYLAQLREAFGNLALFFYDQHGGEVIGVLWKPTSFQPQPFKASSTKGHMVVSQSGELVLLPNIEAILEDFAVMGEGLVQAVEARSERWTV
- the Nol6 gene encoding nucleolar protein 6 isoform X1, whose translation is MGPAPTGQQLRGATGGPEVIEPSFEGTGKKGKKPSSRKRGVTESQAENLLQPVKLSKAELYKEPTNEELNRLRETEILFHSSLLRLQVEELLKEVRLSEKKKDRIDAFLLEVNHRIKRVPSTPESELTDQAWLPAGIRVPFHQVPYTVKGSFHFLPPAQVTVVGSYLLGTCIRPDITVDMALTMPREILQDKDLLNQRYFRKRALYLAHLAHHLARDPLFGSVRFSYTNGCHMKPSLLLRPHGKDERLVTVRLHPCPPSDFFRPCRLLPTKNNVRSAWYRGQSPPEDGKPDPPTPHYNTWVLQDTALGSHVQLLSNVLGSAPGLKDGVALLKVWLRQRELDKGLGGFSGFLISMLVAFLVSTRKIHTTMSGYQVLRSVLQFLATTDLTVNGISLCLSSDPSLPALADFHQAFPVVFLDPSGRLNLCADVTASTYHQVQHEARLSMALLDSKTDDGFQLLLMTPKPMIRAFDHVLHLRPLSRLQAVCHQLKLWPELQDNGGDYISASLGPLTTLLEKGLGSRLQLLAHSRPPVPEWDISQDPPKHKDSGTLTLGLLLQPEGLTTVLELGPEADQPEAVEFRQFWGSRSELRRFQDGAIREAVVWEAASLCQKRLIPHKVVTHLLALHADIPDNCVHYVGGFLDALIQGLKETSSTGEEALAVAICCYDDLSRMLWGLEGLPLTVSAVQGTHPVLRYTEVFPPTPVQPACSFYEQLRERASLLPRLDKPCPAYVEPISMVCHLEGSGQWPQEAEAIQRVRAAFQLRLAELLRQQHGLLCRATATHTDVLKDGFVFRIRVAYQREPQILKEVRSPQGMISLRDTPDSLRLERDTRHLPLLTSALHGLQQQHPAFSGVARLAKRWVRAQLLGEGFSDVSLDLVAAALFLHPEPFTPPSSPQVGFLRFLSLVSTFDWKNNPLIVNLNNELTEEEQVEIRSSFLAARTRLPVMVIITPQDRKSSVWTQDGPSAQILQQLVILAAKALPVLEKQLMDPWGPGDIRTVFRPPLDMYDVLIHLYARHIPRHRQAVDSPAASFCRGLLNKPGPSSLMPVLGYDPPQLYLAQLREAFGNLALFFYDQHGGEVIGVLWKPTSFQPQPFKASSTKGHMVVSQSGELVLLPNIEAILEDFAVMGEGLVQAVEARSERWTV